In Scomber scombrus chromosome 17, fScoSco1.1, whole genome shotgun sequence, the following proteins share a genomic window:
- the fam110c gene encoding protein FAM110C, protein METTSDTTKILEKGPEYLRKQMELENEAKGRMSAVERLAASKPKYVKSQQVVNSTQEPVISLGSASVSSTGSSNRSSNRGGKLVTRSDSPEATRIAQSCSPGQVRRSSSKKRPDSLLLYRQKCELLRGSPTVRKNSRTRKLLRSSVNKNVPLPEAADKEYESEGNKEKIATPEEPAKESSPNIVVVTEQHATKNSVSVSVTAAVENTSDGLLKVPEIRRCGKGVSRSHSDISSRYSKNFADFDAFFKYCGLDGEVIESMGKENFSARSDEIAINIRSASVSTSDDGFSRNSGDSDGLLEDELHKKTGQGTSVIERNARIIKWLYSCKNAEETGKKLRDLD, encoded by the coding sequence ATGGAGACAACCAGTGATACTACAAAAATCCTAGAGAAGGGTCCTGAATACCTTCGAAAGCAAATGGAACTGGAGAATGAGGCGAAAGGGCGCATGAGTGCGGTGGAAAGGCTCGCTGCAAGCAAACCAAAATATGTCAAGAGCCAACAGGTGGTCAACTCGACTCAGGAGCCAGTGATCAGTCTTGGATCAGCTTCTGTGAGTAGCACCGGGTCTTCTAACCGGAGTTCAAACCGTGGTGGCAAACTTGTCACAAGGAGTGACTCCCCTGAGGCTACACGTATTGCACAAAGCTGCTCACCGGGGCAGGTACGTAGGTCCAGTTCCAAAAAACGACCAGACTCTCTTCTGCTTTACAGgcaaaaatgtgaattattgaGAGGGTCTCCAACTGTCCGGAAAAACAGTAGAACACGCAAGTTGCTGCGCAGCTCCGTGAATAAAAATGTTCCACTACCTGAGGCAGCAGATAAGGAATATGAGTCTGAGGGCAACAAGGAAAAAATCGCCACGCCTGAGGAACCTGCAAAGGAATCTAGCCCAAATATAGTTGTAGTAACAGAACAACATGCCACCAAAAACAGTGTTTCTGtcagtgtgacagcagctgttgaGAATACATCTGACGGTCTCCTTAAGGTCCCTGAGATTCGAAGATGTGGTAAAGGTGTAAGTCGCTCTCACTCTGACATCAGTTCCAGGTACTCCAAAAATTTTGCagattttgatgcttttttcaAGTACTGCGGGCTGGATGGTGAGGTGATCGAGTCTATGGGGAAGGAGAACTTCTCTGCACGCTCGGATGAAATTGCAATAAATATCCGAAGCGCGAGCGTCTCTACATCAGATGACGGATTCTCCAGGAACAGCGGTGACAGTGACGGGCTATTGGAAGACGAATTGCATAAAAAGACAGGCCAAGGGACATCAGTTATTGAGCGCAATGCACGGATTATCAAATGGCTTTACAGCTGCAAAAATGCTGAAGAGACAGGGAAAAAGTTAAGAGACCTTGATTGA